A window of the Brassica oleracea var. oleracea cultivar TO1000 chromosome C1, BOL, whole genome shotgun sequence genome harbors these coding sequences:
- the LOC106337557 gene encoding 31 kDa ribonucleoprotein, chloroplastic encodes MASSILTSTLKPLAMADSSSSTLLSHPSLSTIHSSKTRCFSSFSLLTGRTNLPFSFSSLSLSLNSKPHLKKSSFVSSVAQTSDWAQQDGEESGDVSASVAVEESEPEASLSEEEGGGGDFPEPPEEAKLFVGNLAYDVDSQALAMLFEQAGTVEIAEVIYNRETDQSRGFGFVTMSTVEEAETAVEKFNRYDLNGRALTVNKAAPRGSRPERQPRVYEPAFRVYVGNLPWEVDNGRLEQVFSEHGKVVEARVVYDRETGRSRGFGFVTMSNETELNDAIAALDGQNMEGRAIRVNVAEERPRRF; translated from the exons ATGGCTTCTTCAATACTGACCTCAACCTTAAAGCCTCTAGCCATGGCGGATTCTTCCTCCTCCACTCTTCTCTCCCATCCTTCACTCTCCACTATCCACTCCTCCAAAACTCGCTGCTTCTCTAGTTTTTCTCTCCTCACCGGACGCACTAACCTCCCCTTCTCTTTCTCCAGCCTCTCCCTCTCTCTCAACTCCAAACCCCACCTTAAGAAGTCCTCATTCGTCTCCTCCGTTGCACAGACTTCGGATTGGGCTCAGCAAGACGGGGAGGAAAGCGGAGACGTGAGCGCTTCGGTCGCCGTCGAGGAGAGCGAGCCTGAAGCGTCCCTCTCGGAAGAGGAAGGTGGAGGTGGCGATTTCCCGGAGCCACCGGAGGAAGCTAAGCTCTTCGTCGGAAACTTGGCGTACGACGTTGACAGCCAGGCCTTGGCTATGCTCTTCGAGCAAGCTGGTACTGTTGAAATCGCCGAG GTTATCTACAATAGGGAGACCGATCAGAGTCGTGGATTTGGATTTGTGACTATGAGTACCGTCGAAGAAGCTGAGACTGCTGTTGAGAAGTTTAACCGTTAT GATCTGAATGGACGGGCTTTGACTGTTAACAAGGCAGCTCCAAGAGGCTCACGTCCAGAACGTCAGCCTCGGGTGTACGAGCCTGCATTCAGAGTCTACGTGGGAAACCTACCGTGGGAAGTGGACAACGGTCGTCTAGAGCAAGTTTTCAGTGAGCATGGCAAAGTTGTGGAAGCTCGTGTGGTTTATGACCGCGAGACAGGCCGTTCACGTGGATTCGGGTTTGTCACAATGTCTAACGAGACTGAACTCAACGACGCTATCGCTGCTCTTGATGGACAG AACATGGAGGGTAGAGCTATCAGAGTGAATGTAGCGGAGGAGCGCCCAAGGCGATTTTAA